In the Besnoitia besnoiti strain Bb-Ger1 chromosome XII, whole genome shotgun sequence genome, one interval contains:
- a CDS encoding isoleucyl-tRNA synthetase family protein (encoded by transcript BESB_022360), producing the protein MTSLARTTASARNSVVSRFHFAAFSSPSSPSSSLASLKRATQSRRRSPGHGDNLVSDRSLWARTLPASPALSPEPVSALSRSRRLFHGAQRALSSFVPPFPGAQERLESGFQNHSPLTPVLSLERPPSDARSLQSHAVAMAAPSAMTFEALPERPDFPKEEEKILEEWRAKKTFQRSLEMSKGKPVFTFYDGPPFATGLPHYGHILAGTIKDVVTRYAHQTGHHVDRRFGWDCHGLPVEFEIDKSLGITSRHEIIEMGIDKYNEKCRSIVMRYANEWRSVVERMGRWIDFDNDYKTLDTNFMETVWWVFKQLFDKGYVYRANKIMPFSTACSTPLSNFEANQNYKDVKDPSIVVAFTCVEDNSAGVPVDFLAWTTTPWTLPSNLALCVNPELTYLQLRHKASNRDWVLCESRVDWLLKQMKLDLEKDFEVVDRFPGAALKGKKYRPLFEFFNAEPRDGKKIITFRGTGFRILADNYVSDDSGTGIVHCAPAFGEDDFRVCMEQGVIAQGGPLACPVDDNGLMTAEVGEELAGLYIKEADKVVKKLLKADGRLLVNADCVHSYPHCWRSETPLIYRAVPSWFVRVEPLRERLVRANEETYWVPAFVKEKRFKNWLADARDWCVSRNRFWGTPIPLWTNEDFSQIVCIGSLEELQKYTDKELTDIHRHFIDDIVIPDPRGDAYPPLKRVPEVFDCWFESGSMPYGQIHYPFENNEVFEKGFPADFIAEGLDQTRGWFYTLMVISTALYDKPPFKNLIVNGLVLAADGRKMSKRLRNYPDPMEVVHAHGADALRLYLVNSPVVKAETLRFRTEGVKDVVKDVLLPWFHACRFFVQEAIRFETSGAHKFQPCKPSALKAKGNSMDRWILSSTQSLVKFVHQEMQAYRLYTVIPRLLHFLDQLTNWYVRLNRDRMRGAMGDDEAATSLQTLFDVLLTTVLCMAPLTPFMSELLYQTLKRALPAAHPLLAESVHFLMLPAVAEDVLDSTIERQMGRMQTVINLGRAMRERQRVPVKTPVRCLTVLHADSEYISDIQELEAYVKEELNLIELEVSNDKSGVVLSAAPNFKRLGARVGKDMRAIQQAVQNLSHADLEKFEQTGTLRLLDGKHELGPEDLTLQRTLKKSEENPHLVVEGDNSVMVFMDFTPDDSLQRKAVAREVANRVQKLRKEHNLSQTDRVEMHAFSVDADFHSLLKEESAYIAKCLRRDLHLLEGSPQANGDGTMLCHEEMEVSGKPLTVVFVRN; encoded by the exons ATGACTTCGCTGGCGCGCACCACTGCTTCGGCTCGAAACTCGGTTGTCTCCCGCTTCCATTTTgccgcgttttcttctccgtcctcgccctcttcctccctcgcgtccCTCAAGCGAGCCACTCAGAGCAGGAGGCGCTCTCCAGGCCACGGCGACAACCTCGTTTCCGATCGCAGCCTGTGGGCACGTacgctgcctgcgtcgccggcgctgagTCCCgagcctgtctccgcccttTCCCGCTCCAGGAGGCTTTTCCACGGCGCTcagcgcgcgctctcctcttttGTGCCTCCATTTCCTGGAGCCCAGGAACGCTTGGAAAGCGGCTTCCAAAATCACTCGCCGCTGACTCCAGTTCTCTCGCTCGAGAGGCCTCCCTCAGACGCACGAAGTCTTCAATCCCACGCTGTGGCTATGGCGGCTCCTTCCGCAATGACGTTCGAGGCAC TGCCTGAGCGCCCCGACTTCCccaaagaagaggaaaagatCCTCGAAGAATGGAGAGCGAAAAAGACCTTCCAGCGCTCGCTCGAGATGTCGAAAGGAAAGCCGGTCTTCACCTTCTACGATGGACCCCCCTTCGCCACCGGCCTGCCTCACTACGGGCACATCCTTGCAGGGACGATTAAG GATGTAGTGACGCGGTATGCGCACCAGACGGGTCACCACGTCGACCGGCGCTTCGGCTGGGATTGCCACGGCCTGCCGGTGGAGTTCGAAATCGACAAGAGCCTGGGCATCACAAGTCGTCACGAAATCATCGAGATGGGAATCGATAAATACAACGAGAAATGCAG GTCCATCGTCATGCGCTACGCGAACGAGTGGCGCAGTGTCGTCG AGCGCATGGGGCGTTGGATTGACTTCGACAACGACTACAAGACACTGGACACGAACTTCATGGAGACCGTCTGGTGGGTGTTCAAGCAGCTCTTCGACAAAGGCTACGTGTACCGCGCGAACAAAATCATGCCCTTCTCTACCGCCTGCAGCACGCCGCTCTCCAACTTCGAGGCCAACCAGAACTACAAAGACGTCAAGGATCCCTCCATCGTCGTCGCATTCAC CTGCGTCGAGGACAACAGCGCCGGCGTGCCGGTCGACTTCCTCGCctggacgacgacgccgtgGACGCTTCCTTCCAACTTGGCGCTCTGCGTCAACCCCGAGCTGACGTATCTGCAGCTCCGCCACAAAGCCTCCAACAG AGACTGGGTCCTCTGCGAGTCGCGCGTGGACTGGCTGCTGAAGCAG ATGAAATTGGACCTTGAGAAGGACTTTGAAGTTGTCGACCGCTTCCCGGGCGCTGCCTTGAAGG GGAAGAAGTACAGGCCTTTGTTTGAATTCTTCAacgccgagccgcgcgacggcaaGAAGATCATCACTTTCCGCGGCACTGGATTCCGCATTCTCGCAGACAACTACGTGTCCGACGACTCAG GAACGGGTATTGTGCACTGCGCGCCCGCATTCGGCGAGGACGATTTCCGCGTGTGCATGGAGCAGGG CGTGATTGCGCAGGGGGGACCGCTGGCGTGTCCAGTCGACGACAACGGCCTGATGACGGCGGAGGTGGGCGAGGAACTCGCAGGCCTGTACATCAAGGAGGCAGACAAAGTGGTGAAGAAGCTGCTCAAAGCGGACGGAAGGCTGTTGGTGAACGCGGACTGCGTTCACTCGTATCCGCActgctggcgcagcgagacgccgctgaTTTACCGCGCAGTCCCTTCCTGGTTCGTCCGCGtggagccgctgcgcgagcgcctcgtgaGAGCGAACGAAGAGACCTACTGGGTGCCTGCATTCGTGAAGGAAAAGCGCTTCAAAAACTGGCTCGCGGACGCCCGCGACTGGTGCGTCTCTCGCAACCGCTTCTGGGGCACGCCCATCCCCCTGTGGACGAACGAAGACTTCTCTCAAATCGTCTGCATCG GAAGCCTCGAAGAACTTCAGAAGTACACCGACAAGGAGCTGACCGACATCCACAGACACTTCATTGACGACATCGTCATCCCCGAtccccgcggcgacgcctacCCTCCTCTGAAGCGCGTTCCTGAG GTGTTTGACTGCTGGTTTGAGAGTGGCTCGATGCCATACGGACAGATCCACTACCCCTTCGAAAACAACGAAGTG TTTGAAAAAGGTTTTCCTGCCGACTTCATCGCGGAAGGTCTAGATCAGACCCGCGGCTGGTTTTACACGCTCATGGTGATCAGCACGGCGCTCTACGATAAGCCGCCCTTCAAGAACCTGATCGTGAACG gCCTGGTGCTGGCTGCGGACGGGCGCAAGATGAGCAAGCGCCTGCGGAACTACCCTGATCCGATGGAAGTCGTTCACGCGCACGGGgcggacgcgctgcggctttACCTCGTGAACTCGCCGGTAGtcaaggcggagacgctgcgctTCCGGACGGAGGGCGTGAAGGACGTCGTGAAGGACGTGCTGCTCCCATGGTTCCACGCGTGCAG GTTTTTTGTGCAAGAGGCAATCCGCTTCGAGACGTCTGGCGCGCACAAGTTCCAACCCTGCAAGCCCTCCGCGCTGAAGGCCAAGGGCAACAGCATGGATCGCTGGATTCTCTCGTCGACTCAAAGTCTCGTCAAG TTCGTTCATCAAGAAATGCAAGCCTACCGTCTCTACACGGTGATTCCGAGACTTCTGCATTTCCTTGATCAACTGACCAACTG GTACGTGAGGCTGAACCGCGACCGCATGCGAGGGGCGatgggcgacgacgaggccgcgacgtCTCTCCAAACTCTGTTCGACGTTCTCTTGACAACTGTGCTGTGCATG GCTCCGCTGACGCCTTTCATGTCGGAGCTGCTGTATCAAACGCTCaagcgcgcgctgccggcggctcACCCGCTGCTGGCGGAAAGCGTTCACTTCTTGATGCTCCCCGCAGTCGCCGAGGACGTCTTGGACAGCACGATCGAGCGGCAGATGggacgcatgcagacgg TCATCAACCTGGGACGCGCCATGCGCGAGCGTCAGCGCGTGCCGGTCAAGACGCCAGTTCGCTGCCTCACCGTGCTGCACGCCGACTCCGAGTACATCTCCGACATCCAAGAACTTGAAGCCTACGTGAAG GAGGAGCTGAACCTGATTGAGCTCGAAGTGAGCAACGACAAGAGCGGCGTGGTGCTGTCGGCTGCGCCGAACTtcaagcgcctcggcgctcgcgtcggcaAGGATATGCGCGCGATTCAGCAGGCCGTCCAGAATCTATCGCACGCAGACTTGGAGAAGTTTGAGCAGACGGGCACCCTCCGGCTGCTGGACGGCAAGCACGAGCTAGGCCCCGAGGACCTTACGCTGCAGCGAACGCTCAAAAAGAGCGAAGAAAACCCCCATCTCGTCGTGGAGGGCGACAA CTCCGTCATGGTCTTCATGGACTTCACGCCTGACGACTCGCTGCAGCGAAAGGCCGTGGCTCGCGAG GTAGCGAACCGCGTGCAGAAGCTCAGGAAGGAG CACAACTTGAGTCAGACGGACCGCGTGGAGATGCACGCGTTTAGCGTCGACGCGGATTTCCATTCTCTGTTGAAGGAGGAGTCGGCGTACATCGCCAAAtgtctgcgccgcgacctGCATCTGCTGGAGGGCTCGCCGCAAGCGAATGGCGACGGCACGATGCTCTGCCACGAAGAGATGGAAGTCTCTGGAAAGCCGCTCACGGTCGTCTTCGTTCGAAACTAA